A segment of the Candidatus Jettenia caeni genome:
ATAATTTTTGGCAAAGAACCGAAACCGCTAGACCGGGATAGCAATGAATCATGGAAATTACCGTTCTTTAAACAACCGGAAAGAGTTAAGAAATTTGGATTATCAAAAAAGGTAAAAAATAAAACTCAACCGTGGTTCCAGGAGCAATTCAAGCAAAAAATGTATAATCAGCTTGTTGTCTCAAAAGTAAAAGATGCTGATAAAATTACCGCTATTACAGGAGCTACCATATCTACAAAAGCAGCAATCAATGCTGTACGGAATGCCATAGATAAAATCAAGAACATTGCTCAACCTGTGGACTGGGAAATCAAATGATCTTTTGTAAACGGCATTTTGTATATGAGAGAAATAGAAGAAATTAAACCTATTGTTGAATCATTGATATTTGCAGCCGAAGAACCTATTACGCTACGAAAACTGAAGGATATCATTGAAGATATTGATAGCACTCAAATTCAGGAGGCCATTACACAATTAAAGAACGACTATGAGATACAAGGAAGATCATTTCAAATTGAAGAAATTGCCGGCGGTTATCAGTTATATACAAAACCTGAATATTATGAATGGATAACCAAATTAAGAAAGAAATCGGGAGAAACGAGACTTTCACAGGCAGCTCTCGAAACACTCGCTATAATTGCCTATAAACAACCTATCTTAAGGGCAAATTTAGAATCCATCCGTGGAGTCCAATCAGGCCAAATTATTCGATTGCTTATGGAAAAAGACCTTGTTAAGGTCGTAGGAAGGGATGAGTCATTAGGACATCCTTTACTCTATGGCACCACAAAAAAATTTCTTGAATATTTTGGGTTAAAAGATATTAAAGATTTACCTAAAATTGAAGAATTAGAAGCCCCTTAGTAAGGATAAATACTTCCCGGCGCATATACATATTTTTTGCATGAAGCGTGTTTTCTCTGCTCAATGACGAACACCACGGAAAATAGATATGAAATTCAACAAATTACACGCATGGAATGTAGATTATAAAAAAGCCATTCAAATTCAACAAACGCTAAGGGATTTATTAATTATAAAAAAATCATCCGGGAAAATAGATACGATAGCAGGCGCCGATGTTTCCTACGACAAACAGAGTGATTATTTCTTTGCAGGTGTGATTGTATTTACCTTGAACAAATATTTAGAGCAGATTGAAGAAGCTACAGCAATAGGCAAGGCAAGATTTCCTTATATTCCCGGGCTGCTTTCCTTCCGTGAGGCGCCTATCCTGCTTAAGGCATTTCGTAAACTCAAAAACGAGCCCGATATTATTCTGTTTGATGGGCAAGGAATTGCCCATCCCCGGCATCTTGGCCTGGCATCTCACATGGGGTTGATTCTCGATAAACCAACCATTGGGTGCGCAAAGAGTAGATTGGTAGGAGAATATAGTCCCGTTGAAAATGCGGTAGGCTCATACACAAAGCTTCTATACAAAAATGAGGTTGTAGGGGCTGCACTTCGAACCAAGATAAATACAAAACCTGTATTTATATCTCCCGGACATAAAACAAATCTGGCATTTGCGATCCGTATTGTTATGGCAAGCTGCTACAGATACCGTATTCCCGAACCTATAAGACAGGCCCATTTATTAGTAAATAAATTAAGGAAAGAATCACATTTACAGAAGTAAGGAGTTTTGTTATGAAAATAAAGGCTGTAATCTTTGATTTGGATGATACCCTATATGATTGTACAGGTCTGCTTATCGATGCATCAAGGAAACGCGCAGCTAAAGCGATGGTCGAAGCAGGACTACCATGCACAGAAGAAGAAGCCTATCAGTTACAAAAAGAACTTTCCGATAAATACGGCCCATATCATCTGGTATTCAACGAAATCGTAAACAAATATCGTGCAAATACGACGTTAATCAATATTGCCTACAAGGCATACAACAGCAGCGAGGTTTCTGAGATCAAACCATTCCCCGATGTTATTCCTACGCTTAAAGAATTAAAAGACAGAGGTTACTATCTTTTCCTTTTATCTGTAGGCGTTCACGAACGTCAGGAGAATAAGATAAACATTCTTGGATTAAGACCATATTTTGATGAGATTGTAATTAACGATCAGGAGATTGGTCCCCTTATGGAGGATTGCATCCGTAATCTTATTGGAAGATATACTATCAGCCCTTGCGAAACGGTTATGGTCGGTGACAAGATACGGGATGAATTGCGAATTGCAAAATCCTTAGGCATGATCACTATTCAAATGCTGCATGGAAGGTATAAGAATGAGCCCTCTATGAATGAATATGATAGACCTCATTATAAAATTAAACGCATCTTCCAGGTCCCTACCATTCTACAGCTCAACAATGTAGGAAGGACACCCGACAGGCTAAAAATTGTTGCTATTGGAGGAGGTACAGGACTTCCCATTATGCTGGAAGGTTCAAAAACATACAGTAAACACCTTACCGCTGTCGTAACCGTTACCGATTCAGGCAGAAGCTCCGGTGTTCTGCGGGAAGAATTTGGAATACTTCCGCCAGGAGATGCGAGAAATTGTCTTGCGGCGCTCTCTGAAACGGAAGAACAGGAGCGAGACTTGTATCAACTGTTCCAATACAGATTCAACAAAGGATCATTGGAAGGCATGAGTCTTGGAAATCTGCTCATGGCTGCATTGACTGATATTACCGGTAGTTTCGAACAGGCGATTAAAAAGGCAAGTAAGATATTGAGTATTCGGGGTAAGGTACTTCCTTCAACCCTTACAAACACTCATATTTGTGCAGAATTAGAAGATGGAACCAAGGTAGAGGAAGAATTTAATGTACGTGCCCTGGGAAAAGCACCCATTAAAAATGTCTTTTTGAAAACCAAAGATGTGACACCTCTCCCGGAAGCTGTAGAAGAAATTCTAAAAGCAGATATTATTGTGATAGGACCAGGCAGCCTCTATACAAGCCTTATAACAAATCTCCTGGTCTCAGGCATCAGAAATGCCATCCGAGATAGCAAAGCTAAAAAGATTTATATCTGCAATATTGTCACTCAACCTGGACAAACTGATCACTACAAGGTTTCTGATCATATCAATGCTGTTGTAAAATATCTTGGGGATGGTGTGCTCGATTATGTCATTGTGAATAATAATATCCCCCGTAAAGACATCCTTGATAAATATCAAAAAGAAGGGGCTGAATTAGCTTTAATGGATGAGGGCGTTTATAATTTGAATGTGAATATTAAGAAGGCCGATTTGATTGAGGACATTAACCAAAAACGCATTCTTTGGGAGAAACAAGACCTAATACGGCATGATCCTGACAAACTTGCTGATTCGATTTGCAGAGTATATGCCAATTTACCATTATTAACAATAAGATAAAACTTTGCAAAGCATCAATCAACAACAAGACTTAAAACACAACAAATCTGAGTTTTTTGTAAAGAAAAGATTACCTCTGTATCATACTCAAAGCATCCCAAATGTATTTACGCCGCATTGAATATTCGTTTCATATCTTACTCTTTCTTTCCTGACAAAAAGTTTTATAGGTCAAATAAAGCAAAGTTAAGAGAATAAACAGCAGTAACCCCGATAGGTGAAAAGAAATACTCTGACAGGTAATTGCAACGAAAAAATATCATTGATTTTGATTATAATTATCTGTATACATATATTCATAATTTAGACAAATCATATTTATCCAGGCATGCTTCAATGCCTTTTAAGGCATGTTGAGGCATAAGAATATCTGTTTATAGAGAAAAGAAAAAAATAAATATGAAAAAATCAAATGCGAAGCAGATGTCTAACCCCACAGAAGCCATAGTATCATTAGAAAAAGAACTAAAAAATTTTGATAAACAAATTAAGGTCTTACTAGCAGGTTTCTCATCTTTGGTTAAGAATTTTGATACTGTTGTAAAAAAGATTGATACCCTTGAAAAACGAATAGACATCATGGAAAAGACCTCACATTCTTCAATCAAAACCCTTGAGATAAATAAAAAACAAACGGAGTCTGCGTTAAAAAATTTTCTGGAATTAGAAAAAAAGATAGGGTCCGGGATTAAGGAGCTTATCACCAGGAATAAAGAGATGGAAGATGTGGCAAAAAGGTCGAAAATCATGGAAAAGAACCTTGAATTGTTAAAATCAAGCCTTGAAATAATAGAAAATGATGTTTGTGAAATCGAAGATATGAATGAAGAGGTATTAGATATCATGCAACAGATACAGGATTCTTTAGAGGAGAATGATTAGAGGTATTTATTTCGTGTCAAGGCTTACCTTACTACTATTATAGGAGTGAAAATATGAGTGAAGAAAAAAATACTGCTCTTGAAGGACAATCTCCAAAGAAATCTGCATCACGCCAAAAACCTCTTGTCAAAAAGCCCAAAAAGGAACAAACAAAACCAGACATCCAGACAAAATCCCTCCCCGATGCAGAATCTGCTGCATCATTTGTAAAAAAGATTCATGAAATTGCTGATAAAATAGAAGAGAAACCTATAAAATCGTTTGAGAAAAAGGAACAGGCAGAGATCATTAAATCTTACGAGAAATTAATCTGTAAGATGGTGCGGGAAATTAATAATTCCAGACGATAGAAAGAGAAAGGTAAGATGCTGGAATCTCATACATTACTACAATTTTTTAAAGCTACTGTATAATTTTGAGTAAAAGCAATTATTTTATTTACTGTGTCGTTTATGGGTAGAACGGTTGTATCAAATACAAAATCTGCTGCTTTATCATAAAGTGATCTTCTGTATGCTAAAAGATATTCAATTTCCTGATAGCCGTTCAAATTCGTAAGATTCGGTCTTTTATGTTGTGTCTGAATATTCTCATAAATTCGCTTGTATATAGTATTCACATCAGCTTCCAGGAGGATTACAATTCCATTTCTTTTCAGCCTCCTGACATTCTCTTCTCTAAGAATTACCCCTCCACCTGTAGCAATAATCGTATCATTTAAACGGCACAACTCTTCAATAATCCGCACCTCAATATCTCTAAATAGATCTTCTCCACCTTCAGCAAAGATATTTTGAATTGTCCTCTTCTCACGCTGCTCCAGATACTCATCCGCATCAATAAACACCTTACCAAGCCGCTGGGCAAGTATTCTTCCTATGGTTGTTTTACCAGTGCCACGAAATCCAATTAAGATAATATTCATGTACTAAAAGTGATCTCCGTCACTCCCCATGATATAGTTTTTTATAGGCAATTTTCTCAATTAATTCAAGTGATGGCATCTGCCCTGTCCACAATTTATATTGTGCTGCTGCCTGGTGTACAAACATTGACAAACCGCCTACAGTCCTACAGCCCAGACTTTTGGCATCGCGTAATAATCTCGTTTCCGGAGGATTATAAACAGTATCAAAGACAATCATGTTGGGTTTTAGATAGTTTTTATCAATTGGGGTTTCATGAACTGAAGGAAACATACCCACAGAAGTTGCATTAACTACTATGTCCGCTTCTAGTGCCGGGAGATCACTGAATTTCCTGTAAAAACAGTCAACTTCACAGGCAAGTGATTGTGCCCGTTCATAATTTCTGTTGAAAATCGTTATCTGTGCCTCACGTTCCTTTAATCCGAAAGCAATCGCACGGGCTACCCCCCCTGCCCCGAACAACGTAACCTTTTTTCCCTGTAAACTTCCCGCCTTTGCTGCCATTCCGGATACGTTATTTATATCTTCTAATACTCTAACAGCAGCTTCACAATCTGTATTAAAACCAATTAATCGTCCGTCTCTGTTTACAATCGTATTAACTGCTCCAATCTTCTTTGCTATTTGATCTATTCCATCCAGATGACCCATTACAGATTCTTTATGAGGAATTGTTACACTATAACCCTTTATATCTAATCCTCTAAATTCTCTTATAAAATTCCCAATAGTATCCACTTTAAAAGGAACATATATATTATGGAAACCCATCTCCTTAAAAAGGGTGTTATGAATAGCGGGACTGATGCTATGAGAAACCGGATTTCCTATTAATCCATAAATCGATGTATGTTTATCCTGCCTTCTCACGTGATACGTATTAAGAAGTTCGTGAATACTAACCTGTCCGGGAGCTGATTCCTTTCCTGATTGAAGAGAAGCAAAGGTCAAATAGCTGCCAAATTTCTTATATAATATTCGGCTAATAATGCCATACTCACCCATACAGAACGAAATTGTTGGCATATCAACCTGCTGAAGCAATTGATATATCTTAACATTATCGGTAATACCGTTCGCATAAGGAACTATTTTTATAATGTCAGCGCCACTTTGCTTAAGTCTTTGAAAAATACCTGTAAGGTCATCGGGTGTTTTATCAAAGTTATGATAAGACACGATTCGCTTTGTTTTGCCGGTATTGTTTACCTTTTGAATACTATCATGCTCGACATCTATGTAATCAACTTGTAATTCGACAGCAAGCTTTAGGAGTGAAATCCTATCTTCTTCACTCCCGGTAAATTTACCACCTTCCCTGACAGGCCTGTTTGTAACAATTACCGGCTTTATGCATCCTTTTAACAGCCGTTTTAAATTCAGGTCTTTTATATAATCAATGCGTAATTCGACAATATCTGCAACCTCTGATGCCTCTGCAATATCCTTAAGGGCATCTTCAAGGTTATCTGCAATAATAGGTACACAAATCATATAGTTATAAGAAAATGTTATTTGACATGGATGTAAGAAATTTATTTCATATGCAGAAGTACCTCTTCACTTTCCGGTACGTTAAGGAATGCTTTCTCTTTTCCAGTATTTCTAAGGATGAATCGTGTATTTTGGATTATTTGCTGCTGCTTTATTAATCGCATGCAAATAAGCCTTTGCACTGGCTTCAATGATATCGGTACTTACCGCGCGCCCTGCTATGGATTTACCATTCACATCAATATTTACATAGACCTCACCCATAGCATCTTTTCCACTGGTAACAGCTTGAATATTGTAATCCTGTAATTTACCAGGAATTCCTGTCGATAGATCAATAGCCTTAAAAAGTGCATCAATGGGACCATCACCGATGGTAGCATTATCCACGGTGCTACCATCCTGCAATTTGAGCCGCACCCCTGCAGTTGGCACGGTATTTGGTCCACAACTGATGCTAAGACCTTCTAATTGGAAAATAGCAGGAACTTCCATTTTCTCGATACCAATAATAGCCTCAATATCCTCATCAAATACCTCTTTTTTTTTGTCCGCAATATGTTTGAACTCTTTAAAAGCTCTCTCAAATTCTTCTTCCGACAACTCGTATCCCAGCTCTTTTATTCGTTCTTTAAGGGCATGCCGTCCTGATAGCTTTCCCAGTACAAGCCTGGTTTTCAGATGTCCGACATCTTCCGGTTTTATAATTTCATAGGTAGTACGCTCCTTGAGTACTCCATCCTGATGTACTCCCGACTGATGTGCAAACGCATTTTCACCGACAATAGCTTTATTCCTCTGCACTCTCAGCCCTGTCAGAGTACTTACTAATTTGCTGGTAGCAATTAACTCCTTAGTGACAATGCGCGTGGAACAATGATAAAAGTCCTGTCTCGTCTTAAGAGCCATAACAATCTCTTCCAGGGCTGCGTTCCCCGCCCTTTCACCGATACCGTTTATAGTACACTCCACTTGTTGTGCGCCAGCCTTCACAGCAGCCAGAGAATTAGCCACAGCAAGTCCAAGATCGTTATGACAATGTACGCTGATTATTGCCTTATGAATGTTTTTAACATGTTCTTTGAGTCCACGAATAAGAGAGGCATAATGATCCGGCACTGCATAGCCCACGGTATCAGGGATATTGACCGTTTTTGCGCCAGCATCAATGACAGCCTCTACAACCTGAACGAGAAAATCCAGTTCCGTCCGCGATGCGTCTTCAGGTGAAAATTCTATGTCATCCACATACTTTCGGGCATATTTGACCGCCTTAACTGCCAAATGAATAATTTCTTCCTTTGCCTTGAGTAATTTATATTTCCTATGTATTTCAGAAGTCGCCAGAAAGATATGGATTCGTGGCTTCTCCGCTTTCTCAAGCGCCCTCGCCGCACTATCAATATCCTTTTCAACTGCACGGGCAAGACCTGCTACAGAAACCCCCCGTACATCCTGGGCAATCCTCTTAACTGATTCAAAATCACCCTGAGAAGATACGGGAAACCCTGCCTCAATAACATTTACCTGTAACAAAGCCAATTGCCTGGCAATCTGGACCTTTTCATTGATATCTAAACTGGCACCTGGTGATTGTTCTCCATCACGAAGGGTCGTATCGAAAATAATGATATTATTAGCCATAAGTATTTTTTGTATCTAAAAGTTTAGTTCCCGGTACAATTCGATAAATTTTACTACATGCCCTTATCACATTCAATAACTATTTATTATTTGCCTATATTCTCTAAGTCTTTATAGAATAATACTCTATAAAATAAATTTATCACACCTCATCTGTCTATAACAGTATTGCTTCATGTTATGAAAAAAAATGAAACCATACCTATACAATTTTTGTTATAACTATATGTGAGGGAATTGGTTGAATCATTCCAATTCTCAAAATACCAAATCCTGTATAACAATTGGAGGTAAAGTAATCATGACAATAACAAATAATGATTGTCCACAAAATCCAAATTTGGAAGTTAATGCAAGGACTATAGTTCTGAAAACGCCAAATAGGAAATCTAAGATTGAGATCTACATCAGTGAGTTTTATTACAAGAAATACTCAATGGAGTAAAAAATAAGTAAGGAGATACGCATCATGACTCAAAAAACTGAAGAAAATATTTCACCTGAAACAGGTGACACACAATTAATACAACTTAATGATTTTGACAAAGAAATCGAAAAACTCATTCCTACCTGTGGAACAGTTGAGCTTACGGAACAGCAGAAGCAAGCATTATTCAGACCGGTAAACGAACAAGACATCGAAATTCGTCCCGATGGCCTGATTTATTTGCCTTGGGTCGAATATGTATCAAGGCTCAAGGAAGCTTTCGGCCTTAATTGGGCAATTGTACCTCAGGGAATGCCCAAACATAATGGAGATTACCTTGTGTGGGGCTTTCATCTTATTATCCAGGGGAAGCTGGCCGGATTTGCAATTGGAGAACAGGAATATAACCCAGATAATGCATATATGAGTTGGAGTGATGCATGTGAAGGTGCAAAGAGTAACGCCCTGATGAGGCTGTGTAAGGGCATAGGAATAAGCCTGGAGTTATGGAAACCATCATTTGTGAATGCCTGGAAAGAGAAATATGCAGAATCGTATTGGGATACCGATAAACATGGCAAGAGAAGAAAGTTCTGGAGAAAAAAACCTCTGACTCAATCAGAAGGAAAAAAAGAAGTTACCCCTTACAAAACGGTAAATCCTACGAGTTATACCAATACAGATAAAATTAAACCCCTCACACCATCTGAGCTTGTAAGGAAAATCCGGGGCGCTGAATCACTGCCACATTTGAAAAATATCTGGAGCAAGCATCATAAATGTCTGGATACCTATGCGCCCAGAGACAAAGAACTCGTTACGAAAGCCAAAGATGGAAAGAAGAAAGAGCTGCTGACAACTGTTAAATAATGAACTTTTGAATGAGGTTAACAGGAAGGGTTTTAAAGGAACACAGGGAAAAATTGTGAAGATTGTTCGGCTTCTCTCTAACAGAAGACCTGGGTAAATCTTCCACTTATCTGGAACAATTTTTAGTTTTTACTCGCTACATTCTTAACTTCGCATCTATACTCACCTATTACCCCTTAAAGCAATCGCTTAAAAGTTGGTGTTCTATATACGAACTTGGTCTTCATTCTCCGTCTACTTAAAACCCTTTAACCTGTTACCCCAGGAAAGCGCCGTTCTCTTGACTATGAGATCATTAGGTATTGTTGGCGCCTTGGTTCTATTTTCTGCTGCCCATCTTCAACTCATATTTTCCTCTTGATCGCAACGAATCTATACATTCTACACCTCTTCCCTGTCACTTTAATTTTATTAGTATTCATAAATATCTAAACCTCCGCTTCCTATACAATATTTTTTGGAAAATACTAAAATCAATGCATTTGAAAAACGTAAAATACCCTGAAAATTAACTATTTGACATTCAGATACTACTTTGATAGATTTTACTACTTTATAATACTATTTGCCCCGATACATAAGACTATAAATCGTTAGTATTCATCTATTATTTTCGTGTAAGGTTTAAAATTGCTCAATATACCTATAAAAAGACATTTCCTGATACTTTCATTGCTAGCTACTATTCCGTTAGCATGCAGAACCCCTCATTATACAGAGGTTGAGAATAAAACAAAAAAGGGATATCTGACTTCAGCTACTGATAAGATTGCAGGTGCAAATACGCCAGAACAACATAAGGTAATAGGTATTTCTTATTTTAAGAAAGGAATGATAGATGAATCTTTGGAGGAATTGAAACTTGCTTCTGAGAAAATACAAGAAGATGCTGAATTGCATCATTACCTGGGAAAGATCTATTATGATAATAACAAACCAGATGAAGCAATTGCAGAGCTCCTTGCTGCCGTTTCTTACTATAAGATAACGCAGACGGCAGAAAAGGCAGATGCTTACAATGA
Coding sequences within it:
- a CDS encoding 2-isopropylmalate synthase; this translates as MANNIIIFDTTLRDGEQSPGASLDINEKVQIARQLALLQVNVIEAGFPVSSQGDFESVKRIAQDVRGVSVAGLARAVEKDIDSAARALEKAEKPRIHIFLATSEIHRKYKLLKAKEEIIHLAVKAVKYARKYVDDIEFSPEDASRTELDFLVQVVEAVIDAGAKTVNIPDTVGYAVPDHYASLIRGLKEHVKNIHKAIISVHCHNDLGLAVANSLAAVKAGAQQVECTINGIGERAGNAALEEIVMALKTRQDFYHCSTRIVTKELIATSKLVSTLTGLRVQRNKAIVGENAFAHQSGVHQDGVLKERTTYEIIKPEDVGHLKTRLVLGKLSGRHALKERIKELGYELSEEEFERAFKEFKHIADKKKEVFDEDIEAIIGIEKMEVPAIFQLEGLSISCGPNTVPTAGVRLKLQDGSTVDNATIGDGPIDALFKAIDLSTGIPGKLQDYNIQAVTSGKDAMGEVYVNIDVNGKSIAGRAVSTDIIEASAKAYLHAINKAAANNPKYTIHP
- a CDS encoding deoxyribonuclease codes for the protein MKFNKLHAWNVDYKKAIQIQQTLRDLLIIKKSSGKIDTIAGADVSYDKQSDYFFAGVIVFTLNKYLEQIEEATAIGKARFPYIPGLLSFREAPILLKAFRKLKNEPDIILFDGQGIAHPRHLGLASHMGLILDKPTIGCAKSRLVGEYSPVENAVGSYTKLLYKNEVVGAALRTKINTKPVFISPGHKTNLAFAIRIVMASCYRYRIPEPIRQAHLLVNKLRKESHLQK
- a CDS encoding shikimate kinase translates to MNIILIGFRGTGKTTIGRILAQRLGKVFIDADEYLEQREKRTIQNIFAEGGEDLFRDIEVRIIEELCRLNDTIIATGGGVILREENVRRLKRNGIVILLEADVNTIYKRIYENIQTQHKRPNLTNLNGYQEIEYLLAYRRSLYDKAADFVFDTTVLPINDTVNKIIAFTQNYTVALKNCSNV